From a region of the uncultured Jannaschia sp. genome:
- a CDS encoding MipA/OmpV family protein: protein MLRLTALAAALALAAPAVAQEQAAGTGPVTLSTQGTGPALGFTLRTGVATAPDYFGADGSEAVPDLGFELNYLRLGGFTFGNPDPLYQPEGFGVTGSFRYIGDRDVADNPELAGFNDVDAALELGVGLRYATSDYQVFGAVRYGVIGHEAWVGELGADVFVRPTDRLTLRAGPRAFFADSDYASTYFGVTAAEAAASAPAYTQFNASGGLMSTGVELGAGYRINDRWGVDAAVSYDRLRNDAADSPISLDDSQVSARIGLTRRFTLGF, encoded by the coding sequence ATGCTCCGCCTGACCGCCCTCGCCGCCGCCCTGGCCCTCGCCGCACCCGCCGTCGCGCAGGAGCAGGCCGCGGGCACCGGCCCCGTGACCCTCTCGACGCAGGGCACCGGCCCGGCGCTCGGGTTCACGCTGCGCACCGGGGTGGCCACCGCGCCCGATTATTTCGGCGCGGACGGGTCCGAAGCGGTCCCCGATCTCGGGTTCGAGCTGAACTACCTGCGGCTCGGCGGATTCACATTCGGCAATCCCGATCCGCTCTACCAGCCCGAAGGCTTCGGCGTGACCGGGTCGTTCCGCTATATCGGCGACCGCGACGTGGCCGATAATCCGGAACTGGCGGGCTTCAACGATGTCGATGCCGCGCTCGAGCTGGGCGTCGGCCTGCGCTACGCGACCTCGGACTATCAGGTGTTCGGCGCCGTCCGCTACGGCGTGATCGGGCACGAGGCCTGGGTGGGCGAGCTGGGGGCCGATGTGTTCGTCCGCCCGACCGACCGCCTGACGCTCCGGGCCGGGCCGCGGGCCTTCTTCGCCGACAGCGACTACGCCTCGACCTATTTCGGCGTCACCGCCGCGGAAGCCGCGGCCTCCGCCCCCGCCTACACCCAGTTCAATGCGTCGGGTGGCCTGATGTCGACCGGGGTCGAGCTCGGCGCCGGCTATCGCATCAACGACCGCTGGGGCGTCGACGCCGCCGTCTCCTACGACCGGTTGCGCAACGATGCCGCCGACAGCCCGATCTCGCTCGATGACAGCCAGGTCTCGGCGCGGATCGGTCTGACCCGACGATTCACTCTGGGATTCTGA
- a CDS encoding 23S rRNA (adenine(2030)-N(6))-methyltransferase RlmJ, with product MLSYQHAYHAGNAADVHKHALLAVALDYMARKDKALSYFETHAGRGRYDLSDVQARRTGEAAAGVGRWLARMPADHPWRRTVEAVRADHGPDAYPGSPLLAARLTRPFDRLDLAELHPAEHAALLAAMPEHPNIRIHKRDGIEMARALTPPEPRRGLMLIDPSWEVRSDYERMAKLLPALHRKWGVGVLMLWYPILRDRRHGPMLRALRETLPDALVSEVRFAPARDGHGMEGSGMVVVNPPWGLPEAATALAARFKED from the coding sequence ATGCTTTCCTACCAGCACGCCTATCACGCCGGGAACGCGGCCGACGTCCACAAGCACGCGCTGCTGGCGGTCGCGCTGGACTACATGGCCCGCAAGGACAAGGCGCTCAGCTATTTCGAGACCCATGCCGGGCGGGGGCGCTACGACCTTTCCGACGTCCAGGCGCGCCGCACCGGCGAGGCGGCGGCAGGGGTCGGGCGGTGGCTTGCGCGGATGCCCGCCGATCACCCCTGGCGGCGCACGGTCGAGGCGGTGCGCGCCGATCACGGACCCGACGCCTATCCCGGCTCGCCGCTTCTGGCCGCGCGGCTGACGCGGCCCTTCGACCGGCTCGACCTGGCCGAATTGCACCCGGCCGAACATGCGGCGCTGCTGGCCGCGATGCCCGAGCATCCCAACATCCGCATCCACAAGCGCGACGGGATCGAGATGGCCCGCGCGCTGACCCCGCCCGAGCCGCGCCGGGGCCTGATGCTGATCGACCCGTCCTGGGAGGTGCGGAGCGATTACGAGCGAATGGCGAAGCTCTTGCCCGCGCTGCACCGCAAGTGGGGCGTCGGGGTGCTGATGCTCTGGTATCCGATCCTGCGCGACCGCCGGCATGGCCCGATGCTCCGCGCGCTCCGCGAGACGCTGCCCGACGCGCTTGTCAGCGAGGTCCGCTTCGCGCCCGCGCGCGATGGACACGGGATGGAGGGGTCGGGCATGGTCGTGGTCAATCCGCCCTGGGGCCTGCCCGAGGCGGCGACGGCCCTCGCGGCCCGCTTCAAGGAGGACTGA
- a CDS encoding CTP synthase: MARYIFITGGVVSSLGKGLASAALGALLQARGYTVRLRKLDPYLNVDPGTMSPFEHGEVFVTDDGAETDLDLGHYERFTGVAARGTDSISSGRVYSTVLEKERRGDYLGKTIQVIPHVTNEIKEFLHIGADEVDFMLCEIGGTVGDIEGLPFFEAIRQFGQEQPRGQCVLMHLTLLPYIKASGELKTKPTQHSVKELRSIGLAPDILVCRSEGPIPVKEREKLALFCNVRPDSVIAAQDLKSIYEAPLAYHAEGLDQAVLDAFGISPAPRPNLDRWEDVVDRIHNTDGEVRVAIVGKYTQLEDAYKSIAEALTHGGMANRVKVRAEWIDSALFEDGDVASQLAGFHAILVPGGFGERGTEGKIKAAQFARERGVPYLGICLGMQMAVIEAARNLADMGDAMSEEFSEGVDPRNFTPVVYHLKEWVQGNAKVTRKKDDDKGGTMRLGAYDAVLAEGSRVADAYGETAIEERHRHRYEVDIKFREQLEDQGLIFSGLSPDGRLPEIVEVKDHPWYIGVQFHPELKSKPFAPHPLFADFVRAAKDQSRLV; the protein is encoded by the coding sequence ATGGCACGCTACATCTTCATCACCGGCGGGGTGGTGTCGTCGCTGGGCAAGGGGCTGGCCTCGGCCGCGCTCGGCGCGCTCCTGCAGGCGCGGGGCTATACCGTGCGGCTGCGCAAGCTCGACCCCTATCTCAACGTCGATCCCGGCACGATGAGCCCGTTCGAGCATGGCGAGGTCTTCGTCACCGATGACGGTGCCGAGACGGATCTCGACCTCGGGCATTACGAGCGCTTCACCGGCGTCGCGGCGCGCGGGACGGATTCGATCAGTTCGGGCCGGGTCTATTCCACCGTGCTCGAGAAGGAGCGGCGGGGCGACTATCTCGGCAAGACGATCCAGGTGATCCCGCACGTCACCAACGAGATCAAGGAGTTCCTGCATATCGGCGCCGACGAGGTCGATTTCATGCTCTGCGAGATCGGCGGGACGGTCGGCGATATCGAGGGCCTGCCCTTCTTCGAGGCGATCCGGCAGTTCGGGCAGGAGCAGCCGCGCGGCCAATGCGTGCTGATGCACCTGACGCTCCTGCCCTACATCAAGGCGTCGGGCGAGCTGAAGACCAAGCCGACGCAGCATTCGGTCAAGGAGCTGCGCTCGATCGGTCTGGCCCCCGATATCCTCGTCTGCCGCTCCGAGGGGCCGATCCCCGTCAAGGAGCGCGAGAAGCTGGCGCTGTTCTGCAATGTGCGCCCCGATAGCGTGATCGCCGCACAGGATCTCAAGTCGATCTACGAAGCACCGCTCGCCTATCACGCCGAAGGACTCGATCAGGCGGTTCTGGACGCGTTCGGCATCTCGCCCGCGCCGCGGCCCAATCTCGACCGTTGGGAAGATGTGGTCGACCGCATCCACAATACCGACGGCGAGGTGCGCGTCGCCATCGTCGGCAAATACACCCAGCTCGAGGACGCATATAAATCCATCGCCGAGGCGCTGACCCATGGCGGCATGGCGAACCGCGTGAAGGTGCGCGCGGAGTGGATCGACAGCGCGCTCTTCGAGGACGGGGACGTGGCGTCCCAACTGGCCGGCTTCCACGCGATCCTCGTGCCCGGCGGCTTCGGCGAGCGGGGGACCGAGGGCAAGATCAAGGCGGCGCAATTCGCGCGCGAGCGGGGCGTGCCCTATCTGGGCATCTGCCTCGGCATGCAGATGGCCGTGATCGAGGCGGCGCGGAACCTTGCCGACATGGGCGACGCGATGTCCGAGGAGTTCAGCGAAGGCGTCGATCCGCGCAACTTCACGCCCGTGGTCTATCACCTGAAGGAATGGGTGCAGGGCAACGCCAAGGTCACGCGCAAGAAGGATGACGACAAGGGCGGCACGATGCGGCTGGGCGCCTATGACGCAGTGCTGGCCGAAGGATCGCGGGTGGCCGATGCCTACGGCGAGACCGCCATCGAGGAGCGCCACCGCCATCGCTACGAAGTGGATATCAAGTTCCGCGAGCAGCTCGAGGATCAGGGCCTGATCTTCTCGGGCCTGTCGCCGGACGGCCGCCTGCCCGAGATCGTCGAGGTCAAGGACCACCCGTGGTATATCGGCGTGCAGTTCCACCCCGAGCTGAAATCGAAGCCCTTCGCGCCGCATCCGCTGTTCGCCGATTTCGTGCGCGCCGCAAAGGACCAGTCGCGGCTGGTGTGA
- a CDS encoding TerB family tellurite resistance protein: protein MFADLIRRLTAPEPDRLPEPDARLALAALLVRVARSDGHYAPEEIARIDRILMKRHTLTPDGAAQLRHSAEALEAEAPDTVRFTRAIKDSVDLEERISVIEALWSVVLADGHRDEDEDGLLRLLANLLGVNDRDSNLARQRVEGAG, encoded by the coding sequence ATGTTTGCAGACCTGATCCGCCGCCTGACGGCCCCCGAACCCGATCGCCTTCCCGAACCCGACGCCCGCCTGGCGCTGGCTGCACTTCTGGTGCGCGTCGCGCGCAGCGACGGCCATTACGCCCCCGAGGAGATCGCGCGCATCGATCGCATCCTGATGAAGCGTCACACGCTGACGCCCGACGGCGCCGCGCAATTGCGACACAGCGCCGAAGCGCTCGAAGCCGAGGCCCCCGACACCGTGCGCTTCACCCGCGCCATCAAGGACAGCGTCGACCTGGAGGAGCGGATCTCGGTGATCGAGGCGCTCTGGTCGGTGGTGCTCGCCGATGGACACCGCGACGAGGACGAGGACGGGCTCCTGCGCCTTCTCGCCAACCTTCTGGGGGTCAATGACCGCGACTCGAATCTCGCCCGGCAGCGGGTCGAGGGCGCGGGCTGA
- the secG gene encoding preprotein translocase subunit SecG, with the protein MENVILVIHLILALGLIGIVLLQRSEGGGLGMGGGGGAVTGRQAATAMTKLTWLLAIAFLATSITLTVLAASDSAGGSVVDSVPEGEAAVPSVPSGESLLPPSTGDQPLTPPRSE; encoded by the coding sequence ATGGAAAACGTCATCCTCGTCATCCACCTGATCCTGGCCCTCGGGCTGATCGGGATCGTGCTGCTCCAGCGCTCCGAGGGCGGTGGCCTCGGCATGGGTGGCGGCGGTGGCGCGGTCACCGGTCGGCAGGCCGCGACCGCGATGACCAAGCTGACCTGGCTCTTGGCGATCGCGTTCCTCGCGACGTCGATCACGCTGACGGTTCTGGCCGCGTCGGACAGCGCGGGTGGCTCGGTCGTCGACAGCGTGCCCGAGGGCGAGGCCGCGGTCCCGTCCGTGCCGTCGGGCGAGTCGCTGCTGCCGCCGTCGACCGGCGATCAGCCGCTGACGCCGCCCCGGTCGGAATAG
- a CDS encoding DUF1330 domain-containing protein, whose product MPKGYWIAHGRVDDPDAYDLYRAANAAPLAEYGGRFLVRGGQRSVVEGNAKPRTVVIEFPDFQAAMECYQSDGYQAAMRLREGISESDLVIAEGWEG is encoded by the coding sequence ATGCCGAAGGGATACTGGATCGCGCATGGCCGGGTCGACGACCCCGACGCCTACGACCTTTACCGCGCGGCCAACGCGGCACCGCTGGCCGAATATGGCGGCCGGTTCCTCGTGCGCGGCGGCCAGCGCAGCGTCGTCGAGGGCAACGCCAAGCCCCGGACCGTGGTGATCGAGTTTCCCGACTTCCAGGCCGCGATGGAGTGCTACCAGTCGGACGGCTACCAGGCTGCGATGCGGCTTCGCGAGGGGATCAGCGAAAGCGACCTCGTGATCGCCGAGGGGTGGGAGGGCTGA
- a CDS encoding transporter substrate-binding domain-containing protein has protein sequence MKLILTTALAALTATAALADGHATTIRMGTEGAYAPYNFLNDAGEVDGFEIELGNMLCEKAELTCEWVTNEWDSIIPNLTSGNYDTIMAGMSITDERDEVIDFTQNYFPPTESNYVALSDDADLEGGVIAAQTNTIQAGYIAESGATLLEFATYDETIAAVRNGEADAVFADRDALLPTVEESGGELVITGEGVPLGGGVGMGLRESDGELRDTFDAIITDMKADGSLNELIVKWFGDDAPQY, from the coding sequence ATGAAACTGATCCTGACGACGGCACTTGCCGCCCTCACCGCGACCGCGGCCCTGGCCGACGGCCACGCGACGACGATCCGCATGGGCACCGAGGGCGCCTATGCCCCCTACAACTTCCTCAATGACGCGGGCGAGGTCGACGGCTTCGAGATCGAACTGGGCAACATGCTCTGCGAGAAGGCCGAGCTGACCTGCGAGTGGGTGACGAACGAGTGGGACTCGATCATCCCGAACCTCACTTCGGGCAACTACGATACGATCATGGCCGGCATGTCGATCACCGACGAGCGCGACGAGGTCATCGACTTCACCCAGAACTACTTCCCGCCGACCGAGTCGAACTACGTGGCCCTGTCGGACGATGCCGATCTCGAAGGCGGCGTGATCGCGGCGCAGACCAACACGATCCAGGCCGGCTACATCGCGGAATCGGGCGCCACGCTCCTGGAATTCGCAACCTATGACGAGACCATCGCCGCCGTCCGCAACGGCGAGGCCGATGCGGTCTTCGCCGACCGCGACGCGCTTCTGCCGACGGTCGAGGAATCGGGCGGCGAGCTGGTCATCACCGGCGAGGGCGTGCCGCTGGGCGGCGGCGTCGGCATGGGTCTGCGCGAGAGCGACGGCGAGCTGCGCGATACCTTCGACGCCATCATCACCGACATGAAGGCCGACGGCTCGCTCAACGAACTGATCGTCAAGTGGTTCGGCGACGACGCGCCGCAGTACTGA
- a CDS encoding PhnD/SsuA/transferrin family substrate-binding protein translates to MREATTASLCWYPATRPAWDRLWADIRARLDAGPAYLTWPNTVGAHWRDPGLLLSMTCALPMRRGLARSVTLVGSPVWDVPGLPPGHYASHLVMRADDTRSVAEAAAAGIAANDADSQSGRGVLDDMGVAGPVTYVGSHAAAMRAVAEGRAHLAAIDVVTWTMAPHPDLAIRMTSPASPSTPFITARPEWRAPVRAALEAAIAAMPEADRAATRLVGIMDLPAAAYAPDMAYPGA, encoded by the coding sequence ATGCGTGAGGCCACGACGGCCAGCCTGTGCTGGTATCCCGCGACCCGCCCCGCGTGGGACCGGCTCTGGGCCGATATCCGCGCGCGACTGGATGCGGGGCCTGCATACCTGACATGGCCCAATACCGTGGGCGCGCACTGGCGGGATCCGGGTCTCCTGCTGTCGATGACCTGTGCGCTGCCGATGCGGCGGGGCCTCGCGCGGTCGGTGACGCTGGTGGGCAGCCCCGTCTGGGACGTGCCGGGCCTGCCGCCGGGGCATTACGCGTCGCATCTGGTGATGCGGGCCGATGACACCCGGAGCGTGGCCGAGGCCGCGGCGGCAGGCATCGCCGCCAACGATGCCGACAGCCAGTCGGGCCGCGGCGTGCTGGACGACATGGGCGTCGCGGGGCCCGTGACCTATGTCGGCAGCCATGCCGCGGCGATGCGGGCCGTGGCCGAAGGACGGGCCCACCTGGCGGCGATCGACGTCGTGACCTGGACGATGGCGCCGCATCCCGACCTCGCGATCCGGATGACCTCGCCCGCCTCGCCCTCGACCCCGTTCATCACCGCGCGCCCCGAATGGCGTGCCCCGGTCCGCGCCGCCCTCGAGGCCGCGATCGCCGCGATGCCCGAGGCCGACCGCGCCGCCACAAGGCTGGTCGGGATCATGGATCTGCCCGCCGCCGCCTACGCCCCGGACATGGCGTATCCGGGCGCCTGA
- a CDS encoding PhzF family phenazine biosynthesis protein, which translates to MPDTLPFQIWDVFTDAPFTGNPLAIVESDGSLGTAQMQTLARQFNLSETIVLMPPRDPAHTARARIFFPTAEIPFAGHPTIGAALFLAGRDGLSNVVLEEEAGVVPVTISDGRAQFTAPVLPERRGGPVDPDLCAAALGLDPDRIGPHAPGVFAGGPTFLYVPVRDRAALAAAAPRDPGWSSLMAAAGVDNAWLYTPDLDARMFAPGAGIPEDPATGSASAILAAQLLANGALPDGTTRHMIRQGADMGRPSEIGFEADVAEGAITAVRIAGGAVPVAEGRIRIPE; encoded by the coding sequence ATGCCAGACACCCTGCCCTTCCAGATCTGGGACGTGTTCACCGACGCCCCCTTTACCGGCAATCCGCTGGCCATCGTCGAAAGCGACGGCAGCCTCGGCACGGCGCAGATGCAGACGCTTGCGCGTCAATTCAACCTTTCCGAAACGATCGTCCTGATGCCGCCCCGCGACCCGGCGCATACGGCGCGCGCGCGGATTTTCTTCCCGACGGCCGAGATCCCCTTCGCCGGTCACCCGACCATCGGCGCGGCGCTGTTTCTCGCGGGGCGCGACGGCTTGTCGAACGTGGTACTGGAGGAGGAGGCGGGAGTGGTCCCGGTGACGATCTCAGACGGGCGCGCGCAGTTCACGGCCCCGGTTCTCCCCGAACGCCGGGGCGGCCCGGTCGATCCCGACCTCTGTGCGGCGGCGCTGGGCCTCGACCCGGACCGGATCGGCCCGCACGCGCCGGGTGTCTTCGCGGGCGGTCCGACCTTCCTCTACGTGCCGGTGCGCGACCGCGCCGCGCTGGCCGCCGCCGCTCCGCGTGACCCCGGCTGGTCGTCGCTGATGGCCGCCGCGGGGGTCGACAACGCCTGGCTCTATACCCCGGACCTCGACGCGCGGATGTTCGCGCCCGGCGCGGGCATCCCCGAAGATCCGGCGACCGGCTCGGCCAGCGCGATCCTCGCAGCACAGCTTCTGGCGAACGGCGCGCTGCCCGATGGGACAACGCGCCACATGATCCGACAGGGGGCGGATATGGGACGCCCGTCCGAGATCGGGTTCGAAGCGGATGTCGCGGAGGGCGCGATCACGGCGGTCCGCATCGCGGGCGGCGCCGTGCCGGTCGCCGAGGGCCGGATCAGAATCCCAGAGTGA
- a CDS encoding FkbM family methyltransferase produces the protein MRRAFKRWIARTFNTWRAPAANALLDWSEDGGEALRMRFDGLGPTDTVLDFGGFEGDWAAKLHDAHGCRVHVFEPHPAFVDRLRARFSGNDAIVIHPFAVGSADGTLPLSDDGDASSALSGRGTVEGMMRAAAKVMADLPEPRFAVAKINIEGGEYDLLPALIKAGALPRIDRLQVQFHLYERDHLEARADLVRRIEATHAPDWSYPFVWEQWTRRDA, from the coding sequence ATGCGCCGCGCCTTCAAGAGATGGATCGCCCGCACCTTCAACACCTGGCGCGCGCCCGCGGCCAATGCCCTTCTGGACTGGTCCGAAGATGGCGGCGAGGCACTTCGGATGCGCTTCGACGGGCTCGGGCCGACGGATACGGTGCTGGATTTCGGCGGGTTCGAGGGCGACTGGGCCGCCAAGCTGCACGATGCCCACGGCTGCCGCGTCCACGTCTTCGAGCCCCATCCCGCCTTCGTCGATCGGCTGCGCGCGCGGTTTTCGGGCAACGATGCCATCGTGATCCACCCCTTCGCGGTGGGCAGCGCGGACGGCACGCTGCCGCTTTCGGATGACGGCGACGCGTCGTCGGCGCTCTCGGGGCGCGGCACGGTCGAGGGCATGATGCGGGCGGCCGCCAAGGTGATGGCGGACCTGCCCGAGCCGCGCTTCGCGGTGGCCAAGATCAATATCGAGGGCGGCGAATACGACCTCCTCCCGGCGTTGATCAAGGCGGGCGCCCTGCCCCGGATCGACCGGCTGCAGGTGCAGTTCCACCTTTATGAACGAGACCATCTCGAGGCCCGCGCCGACCTCGTGCGCCGGATCGAGGCGACCCATGCACCCGACTGGTCCTATCCTTTCGTCTGGGAGCAATGGACGCGCCGCGATGCGTGA
- a CDS encoding CsbD family protein, with protein sequence MANEDQTEGKTKDITGKIKEEAGDLTGNDKMKHEGQADQVEGKVQKGVGDLKEDIKKM encoded by the coding sequence ATGGCGAACGAAGATCAGACCGAAGGCAAGACCAAGGACATCACCGGCAAGATCAAGGAAGAGGCCGGCGACCTGACGGGCAACGACAAGATGAAGCACGAAGGCCAGGCCGATCAGGTCGAGGGCAAGGTGCAGAAGGGCGTCGGCGACCTGAAGGAAGACATCAAGAAGATGTGA
- a CDS encoding amino acid ABC transporter ATP-binding protein yields the protein MPLDSPSDETPVLSIRSLHKAYGQLEVLRGVDVTAPRGQVISLIGSSGSGKSTLLRCANLLEDSQQGEILFEGEAVTWRGTGHGRHPANAAQVTRIRTNLSMVFQSFNLWSHLTVLQNVMEAPVQVLKRDPAEVETAARDYLAKVGIGDKCDAWPAQLSGGQQQRAAIARALCMEPKALLFDEPTSALDPELEQEVIRVIKSLAAEGRTMMIVTHDMALARDVSDHVIFLHQGLIEEEGSPSELFDTPKSERLQQFLGTIF from the coding sequence GTGCCCCTCGACAGCCCTTCCGACGAGACACCGGTTCTGTCGATCCGGTCGCTCCACAAGGCCTATGGTCAGCTGGAGGTACTTCGGGGCGTCGACGTGACCGCGCCGCGCGGACAGGTCATCTCGCTCATCGGGTCGTCGGGGTCTGGGAAATCGACGCTGCTGCGCTGCGCGAACCTTCTCGAGGACAGCCAGCAGGGCGAGATCCTGTTCGAAGGCGAAGCGGTCACCTGGCGCGGTACGGGCCACGGCCGGCACCCCGCGAACGCGGCTCAGGTCACGCGCATCCGCACGAACCTGTCGATGGTGTTCCAGTCCTTCAACCTCTGGTCCCACCTGACCGTTCTTCAGAACGTCATGGAGGCCCCGGTCCAGGTCCTCAAGCGCGACCCCGCCGAGGTCGAGACGGCGGCGCGGGACTACCTCGCGAAGGTCGGCATCGGCGACAAGTGCGACGCCTGGCCCGCGCAGCTGTCCGGCGGCCAGCAGCAGCGCGCCGCCATCGCGCGCGCGCTCTGCATGGAGCCGAAGGCGCTGCTCTTCGACGAGCCGACCAGCGCGCTCGACCCCGAGCTCGAGCAGGAGGTGATCCGGGTCATCAAGTCGCTGGCCGCCGAGGGGCGCACGATGATGATTGTGACCCACGACATGGCGCTGGCCCGCGACGTGAGCGATCACGTCATATTCCTGCACCAGGGCCTGATCGAGGAGGAGGGTTCGCCCTCCGAGCTCTTCGACACGCCGAAATCCGAGCGGCTGCAACAGTTCCTCGGCACGATTTTCTAG